A window of Pseudomonadota bacterium contains these coding sequences:
- a CDS encoding CRTAC1 family protein, with amino-acid sequence MRFPQQLAQPHLVALGAAAVLLGTHATVAAGQVTFEDIAREPASGLSYRRAPSARDALFDTLKARDRYLSEDIPFTPMKSRGAPGVAVFDHDGDGDLDVYVTNGPNAPNSLFENQLVDAGETTFIDVAQAAGVAASAQDSSGVCTGDIDNDGDPDLLVLGTAQGNRLFRNEGDGTYADISAASGLDGDARLHLACAMGDIDNDGLLDIAIANAWSACVEAPDDLGGMTCGFEHQFPIEREAFALNDHNQLYRNLGEGRFEDVSVSAGIEETRGFTPPNPGEPTITWAIALVDIDQDGDVDLVHADDQAAVPLSFLGGVDRGLIQIWENDGTGHFLNRTTASGTDVIGGWMGFAFADYNCDRTLDMFVTNVGDYFSQEVGVPRGVSASRWFLRRQDGTYADPGVGDLLATPFGWGAAALDADNDGDQDIVYHGGMDIGPRVDASNDGVLLSNQGCSATFADASAFTTDHARRNGQGVAVGDLDNNGFTDIVSVSNLVLAEPLPLTDYPIDYGSPFDDAVFSQTFLPTGEDGVWEFADVEYADGDLSVELNDGNGNGWIKVRLLGTRGITPAGTVNRDGVGAVVTLRPRDGRPVTLPAQAGSSYASSNSPLLGFGLGEAATGIVDVLWPGGVRNRWYQVPANRTLVFPEIPCDFAAQDIDFATYRQCVLSSLAALSAQAVISPAQVRAMRASAILAWASEH; translated from the coding sequence ATGCGATTCCCTCAGCAACTCGCTCAGCCCCATCTTGTCGCGCTCGGTGCCGCCGCCGTACTGCTCGGTACGCACGCCACCGTCGCCGCTGGCCAAGTGACCTTTGAAGACATCGCCCGCGAGCCCGCATCCGGCCTCTCCTACCGTCGCGCCCCGTCCGCCCGCGACGCGTTGTTCGACACGTTGAAAGCCCGCGATCGCTACCTCTCCGAGGACATCCCATTCACCCCGATGAAGTCGCGCGGCGCCCCGGGCGTGGCCGTCTTCGATCACGATGGGGACGGCGATCTCGACGTGTACGTGACCAACGGCCCCAACGCGCCCAACAGCCTGTTCGAGAATCAACTGGTCGACGCCGGCGAGACGACGTTCATCGACGTGGCGCAGGCTGCCGGCGTCGCCGCGTCCGCCCAGGACAGCAGCGGCGTCTGCACGGGTGACATCGACAACGACGGTGACCCCGATCTCCTCGTGCTCGGCACGGCGCAGGGCAATCGACTCTTCCGCAACGAGGGGGACGGCACCTACGCTGACATCAGCGCGGCGTCCGGACTCGACGGTGATGCGCGTCTTCATCTGGCGTGTGCGATGGGTGATATCGACAACGATGGACTGCTCGATATCGCCATCGCCAACGCCTGGTCCGCCTGCGTCGAGGCGCCCGACGACCTCGGCGGCATGACCTGCGGCTTCGAACATCAGTTCCCTATCGAACGCGAGGCCTTCGCCCTCAACGATCACAACCAGCTCTACCGCAATCTCGGCGAGGGTCGCTTCGAGGACGTGAGCGTGAGCGCGGGGATCGAGGAGACCCGCGGCTTCACCCCGCCGAACCCGGGCGAGCCCACCATCACTTGGGCCATCGCCCTGGTCGACATCGACCAGGACGGTGACGTCGATCTGGTCCACGCCGATGATCAAGCTGCCGTGCCCCTGTCCTTCCTCGGCGGTGTCGACCGTGGCTTGATCCAAATCTGGGAGAACGACGGCACAGGCCACTTTCTCAACCGCACCACGGCATCCGGCACGGACGTCATCGGCGGCTGGATGGGCTTCGCCTTCGCCGATTACAACTGCGACCGCACCCTCGACATGTTCGTGACCAACGTCGGCGACTACTTCAGCCAGGAGGTAGGGGTACCGCGCGGCGTCTCCGCCTCGCGCTGGTTCCTGCGCCGCCAGGACGGCACCTACGCCGACCCCGGCGTGGGTGATCTGCTAGCGACACCGTTCGGTTGGGGCGCCGCCGCCCTAGACGCGGACAACGACGGCGATCAGGACATCGTCTACCACGGCGGCATGGACATCGGCCCGCGCGTCGACGCGAGCAACGACGGCGTGCTCCTTAGCAACCAAGGCTGCAGCGCCACCTTCGCCGACGCGTCCGCCTTCACCACCGACCACGCCCGCCGCAACGGCCAGGGCGTGGCCGTCGGCGACCTCGACAATAACGGCTTCACGGATATCGTCTCCGTCTCCAATCTCGTCCTGGCCGAGCCGTTGCCGCTCACGGACTATCCGATCGACTACGGCTCGCCCTTCGACGACGCCGTGTTCTCCCAGACCTTCCTACCCACCGGGGAAGACGGCGTGTGGGAGTTCGCCGACGTCGAGTACGCGGACGGCGATCTCTCGGTGGAGCTGAACGACGGCAACGGCAACGGTTGGATCAAGGTGCGGCTGCTCGGCACCCGCGGCATCACGCCTGCGGGCACCGTGAACCGAGACGGCGTCGGCGCCGTCGTCACCTTGCGCCCACGCGACGGCCGACCGGTCACCTTGCCCGCCCAAGCGGGGAGCAGCTACGCGTCGAGCAACAGCCCGCTGCTGGGGTTCGGCCTAGGGGAGGCGGCGACGGGCATCGTGGACGTGCTGTGGCCCGGGGGCGTACGCAACCGCTGGTACCAGGTGCCGGCCA